A genomic region of Candidatus Eisenbacteria bacterium contains the following coding sequences:
- a CDS encoding magnesium transporter CorA family protein translates to MSRGKGGTFRIRKTRPPQVAGQANPRSWLRTAAGAVLRDLEARDLPARLQEPGGFLWLDLDNGSPGQLALLADVFHLHPLLIEDAQSPNGRVKIEEFPGYLFAVVRAVRYVGETEDPHDIETFNLACVLGPNYLITIHGRHAPGVEAVWERVQRSPDLLARGPARTLHAVLDATVDAYFPIVDQLDEFIDSIEERVFVRFDDAARNDIFSVKRLVLQLKRHLAPQREVFNFLTNRPCALVAPDVQVYFRDIYDHVIRLNESLDTYRDLVSSTMEAYLTQISNRLNVVTKGLTLVATLSVPFVVVSGMWGMNFAHIPLSGWPHGFWVMFAIQLGLGGALVWVLRRRGLL, encoded by the coding sequence ATGTCCCGCGGCAAAGGCGGCACGTTTCGCATCCGCAAGACCCGGCCCCCGCAGGTCGCGGGCCAGGCGAACCCGCGCAGCTGGCTGCGAACCGCGGCCGGCGCCGTCCTGCGCGACCTCGAGGCGCGCGACCTGCCGGCGCGCCTGCAGGAGCCCGGCGGCTTCCTGTGGCTGGACCTCGACAACGGCAGCCCCGGCCAGCTCGCGCTGCTCGCCGACGTCTTCCATCTCCACCCGCTGCTCATCGAGGACGCGCAGAGCCCCAACGGCCGCGTCAAGATCGAGGAGTTCCCGGGCTATCTGTTCGCGGTCGTGCGGGCGGTGCGCTACGTGGGCGAGACGGAGGATCCGCACGACATCGAGACCTTCAACCTCGCCTGCGTGCTCGGGCCGAACTACCTGATCACCATTCACGGCCGGCACGCCCCCGGCGTCGAAGCCGTCTGGGAGCGCGTCCAGCGCTCGCCGGACCTGCTCGCACGCGGACCCGCTCGCACGCTGCACGCCGTGCTCGACGCGACCGTGGACGCCTACTTCCCGATCGTGGACCAGCTCGACGAGTTCATTGATTCGATCGAGGAGCGCGTGTTCGTGCGCTTCGACGACGCCGCGCGCAACGACATCTTCAGCGTCAAGCGCCTGGTGCTGCAGCTCAAGCGCCACCTCGCGCCGCAGCGCGAGGTGTTCAACTTCCTCACCAACCGCCCGTGCGCGCTGGTCGCGCCCGACGTGCAGGTCTACTTCCGCGACATCTACGACCACGTGATCCGGCTCAACGAGTCGCTCGACACCTACCGCGACCTGGTCAGCTCGACGATGGAGGCCTACCTGACGCAGATCTCGAACCGGCTCAACGTCGTCACCAAGGGCCTGACGCTCGTGGCCACGCTGAGCGTGCCGTTCGTGGTGGTGAGCGGAATGTGGGGCATGAACTTCGCGCACATCCCCCTGTCCGGCTGGCCGCACGGCTTCTGGGTGATGTTCGCGATCCAGCTCGGCCTCGGCGGGGCGCTCGTCTGGGTGCTCAGGCGGCGGGGGCTGCTGTAG
- a CDS encoding NERD domain-containing protein/DEAD/DEAH box helicase yields MARMIPAESVVGQDGRSASGAEVRVHSALRQTLDDRFTVFGSVAWQSVSATGKPIQGEADFVVCDPRRGFLVLEVKGGRIDHEPRTKTWSSTDRRGARHVIKNPFEQSKRSTRQIKDLLTKRLSLPDLPITAGWGVVFPDAEGDPASVGVEALPDLVALRDDLPQLGARVESMFVRWTGSRSLEPVPSTWPSELEALIAPSCTLPVRLGGRLREASAESNRLTEEQFAVLDGLARNHRVLVTGAAGTGKTMLAVEKARRLCRAGLRTLLTCFNRPLADLLGRDTADLPELVVHNFHQLCYRRALRDGFTGPDPDSDEVRDPARERLLGSEYFDRMLPEAFRRSLAGQDGRFDAIVVDEGQDFSADMQRALIHALREQEAGYLFVFQDEGQSIFGGREGWDHTGMMEFHLSRNLRNSREIHSVLKRLNPSDDSNSAGPGGPPPEFIEVGDSRAAVSAIEDRVRTLTANEGVALRQLAVLTAGRHQLAELAPEGRLGGFATTQDPFGPPGTLYLDRVSRFKGLERDVVILTGLSHPPAHNRTDPLLYVAGSRARAHLIVIDAPAVLARFRPSGTSTT; encoded by the coding sequence GTGGCAAGGATGATTCCCGCGGAAAGCGTCGTCGGCCAGGACGGTCGCTCGGCCTCCGGGGCGGAGGTGAGGGTCCACTCGGCGTTGCGCCAGACCCTCGACGATCGCTTCACGGTGTTCGGATCGGTCGCATGGCAGTCGGTGAGCGCGACCGGCAAGCCCATCCAGGGCGAGGCGGATTTCGTGGTCTGCGACCCCCGACGGGGGTTTCTCGTCCTCGAGGTCAAGGGGGGGCGCATTGACCACGAACCCCGCACGAAGACCTGGTCGAGCACCGACCGGCGCGGGGCCCGCCACGTTATCAAGAACCCTTTCGAGCAATCGAAGCGGAGCACGCGCCAGATCAAGGACCTGCTGACGAAACGCCTCAGCCTTCCAGACCTGCCCATCACGGCCGGCTGGGGGGTGGTCTTCCCCGACGCCGAAGGGGACCCGGCGTCGGTGGGTGTCGAGGCGCTGCCGGATCTGGTGGCGCTTCGCGACGACCTTCCGCAACTCGGGGCGCGGGTCGAGTCCATGTTCGTGCGCTGGACAGGGTCGCGGTCACTCGAGCCGGTTCCGAGCACGTGGCCGAGTGAACTGGAAGCCCTCATCGCACCGTCGTGCACGCTGCCGGTCCGGTTGGGCGGCCGCCTGCGAGAGGCGTCCGCGGAGAGCAACCGGCTGACGGAGGAACAGTTCGCCGTTCTCGACGGGCTCGCGCGCAATCATCGCGTGCTCGTGACCGGCGCCGCGGGCACCGGCAAGACGATGCTGGCCGTGGAAAAGGCGCGGAGGCTGTGCCGGGCGGGGCTGCGAACGCTTCTGACCTGCTTCAACCGGCCGCTTGCGGATTTGCTGGGGCGAGATACGGCCGACCTGCCCGAACTGGTGGTCCACAACTTCCATCAACTGTGCTACCGCCGTGCGCTCCGGGACGGATTCACGGGTCCGGATCCGGACTCGGACGAGGTCCGGGATCCCGCTCGCGAGAGGCTGCTGGGGAGTGAGTACTTCGACCGGATGCTGCCGGAGGCGTTCCGGAGGTCGCTCGCGGGGCAGGATGGCCGTTTCGACGCGATCGTCGTGGACGAGGGGCAGGACTTCTCCGCCGACATGCAGCGCGCGCTGATCCATGCGCTTCGGGAGCAGGAAGCGGGGTACCTGTTCGTGTTCCAGGACGAAGGTCAGAGCATCTTCGGTGGGCGCGAGGGCTGGGACCACACCGGCATGATGGAGTTTCACCTCTCCAGAAATCTTCGGAACTCCCGAGAGATTCACTCGGTGTTGAAGCGCCTGAACCCGTCCGACGATTCGAACTCGGCCGGCCCGGGCGGTCCACCTCCGGAGTTCATCGAGGTCGGGGACTCACGAGCCGCCGTCTCGGCCATCGAGGACCGGGTCCGGACCCTGACCGCGAACGAAGGCGTCGCGCTGCGCCAGCTCGCGGTGCTCACCGCGGGACGGCACCAGCTCGCGGAGCTCGCGCCGGAAGGCCGGCTCGGGGGATTCGCCACGACGCAGGATCCTTTCGGCCCTCCGGGCACGCTCTACCTCGATCGCGTCAGCCGGTTCAAGGGGCTCGAACGGGACGTCGTCATCCTCACCGGGCTCTCGCATCCGCCGGCCCACAATCGCACAGACCCGCTGCTCTACGTCGCAGGCAGCCGGGCGCGCGCTCATCTGATCGTCATCGATGCGCCCGCCGTGCTGGCTCGCTTCAGGCCGTCCGGAACGAGCACGACCTGA
- a CDS encoding DUF4065 domain-containing protein — protein MQRLSRNAQVLRYLLDADPGVGRTKLAKYAYLADLVARQLLGRPISGFRYVFDRHGPFDAAAFFTAKEELVGHDLAVESEIAIGPYVEHQLSPTPRAVEYDFTLAETKVLEYVAQTYLSMGARQLCEEVVYRTEPMLKAKPGRLIPMSESTRPESVRLGFDLERMLAGEASAGAGRTRPLREAANELRGRAH, from the coding sequence ATGCAGCGGCTCAGCCGAAACGCGCAGGTGCTGCGCTACCTGCTCGACGCCGATCCCGGCGTCGGCCGGACCAAGCTCGCGAAGTACGCCTACCTCGCGGACCTGGTCGCGCGGCAGCTTCTCGGCCGGCCGATCTCGGGGTTCCGGTACGTCTTCGACCGCCACGGCCCGTTCGACGCGGCGGCGTTCTTCACCGCGAAAGAGGAACTGGTGGGGCACGACCTGGCCGTCGAAAGCGAGATCGCCATCGGGCCCTATGTCGAACACCAGCTCTCGCCGACGCCGCGGGCCGTCGAGTACGATTTCACGCTCGCGGAAACGAAGGTGCTCGAGTACGTCGCGCAGACGTACCTGTCCATGGGTGCCCGGCAGCTGTGCGAGGAGGTCGTGTACCGGACGGAACCGATGCTGAAGGCGAAGCCCGGCAGGCTCATTCCGATGAGCGAGTCAACCCGCCCCGAGAGCGTGCGGTTGGGGTTCGATCTCGAGCGGATGCTGGCTGGCGAGGCGTCGGCCGGGGCCGGAAGGACCCGCCCCCTGCGTGAAGCTGCGAATGAGCTACGAGGTCGAGCTCACTGA
- a CDS encoding type II toxin-antitoxin system RelE/ParE family toxin — MKLRMSYEVELTDVALEDFQRLVDSLPTARRRDATDAVEAALERLAASPRLAQREYLGRPSYHFSFVAGGVHYHWGCTFVMAENEALIRVTHLFRTSL, encoded by the coding sequence GTGAAGCTGCGAATGAGCTACGAGGTCGAGCTCACTGACGTCGCGCTCGAGGACTTCCAACGGCTGGTTGATTCGCTTCCGACGGCGCGCCGCCGGGACGCCACTGACGCCGTCGAGGCTGCGCTCGAGCGTCTCGCCGCCAGTCCCCGGCTCGCGCAACGCGAGTACCTCGGCCGCCCCTCGTACCACTTCAGCTTCGTGGCCGGTGGTGTCCACTACCACTGGGGATGCACCTTCGTCATGGCCGAGAACGAGGCGCTGATCCGGGTGACACACCTCTTTCGAACGTCGCTCTGA
- a CDS encoding OPT/YSL family transporter, producing MIDPREAAPEAPERYWREHVRRTGVPQLTVRAVLVGMVIGAVMCLSNLYVFFKTGWSMGVTITAAILSFALFQLLRVARLGGRPLGTLENNALITVSSGAGYMTGGGNMAAFGALLMVTTLRPDPTAMLFWFGAIAALGVFTAIPIKRQLVNQEGLAFPTGKATAETLHAIHGAADGSGGGEGVRQARALGIGALVAAALAWFRDAKAAWMPFNVPGVLPLGFSIGGRPAADWTLALKSELVLLGAGALMSFRTGWSLLLGGVLTYGFLAPALFAKGAITAVSYKAIVGWTVWPGAAILVASGLTSFALDWRSVARSFTGIAAIFSKKRDGHVADPMDEIECPGWWFPAGFVVLGPVVIVLMTVLFQIPWWAGLIAVPLAVVMGFVASRVTGETDVTPTKALGPVTQLLYGVITPGNLSGNIMSANVTGGIGLHAADLLTTLKTGWLLGASPRVQFHAQLFGVLAGAAVVVPAFNILIPDPGVLGSDAWPAPSCLVWAGVSKAFAGGIGGLDALARAGIVAGLALGVALALLERMAPKAVRGWVPSPSGLGIAMVIPGSNAVAMFLGALGARLIGRFNPGLARKYVVPVSSGLIAGESLMGVVIAMLLIRGVLGH from the coding sequence ATGATTGACCCTCGAGAAGCCGCTCCCGAGGCTCCCGAACGCTACTGGCGTGAGCACGTGCGGCGCACCGGAGTGCCGCAGCTGACGGTGCGCGCCGTCCTCGTCGGCATGGTCATCGGCGCCGTGATGTGCCTGTCGAATCTTTACGTCTTCTTCAAGACCGGCTGGTCCATGGGCGTGACCATCACGGCGGCGATCCTGTCGTTCGCCCTGTTCCAGCTGCTGCGCGTCGCGCGCCTCGGCGGCCGGCCGCTCGGGACGCTCGAGAACAACGCGCTGATCACCGTCTCCTCGGGCGCCGGCTACATGACCGGCGGCGGCAACATGGCGGCGTTCGGGGCGCTGCTCATGGTCACGACGCTGCGCCCCGACCCGACGGCGATGCTGTTCTGGTTCGGCGCCATCGCCGCGCTCGGCGTGTTCACCGCCATCCCGATCAAGCGCCAGCTCGTGAACCAGGAAGGCCTGGCGTTCCCGACCGGCAAGGCCACCGCCGAGACGCTGCACGCGATCCACGGCGCCGCCGACGGCAGCGGCGGGGGCGAGGGCGTGCGGCAGGCGCGCGCGCTCGGCATCGGCGCGCTCGTCGCGGCCGCGCTCGCCTGGTTCCGCGACGCGAAGGCGGCGTGGATGCCGTTCAACGTCCCGGGGGTGCTGCCGCTCGGATTCTCGATCGGCGGACGGCCTGCGGCCGACTGGACGCTGGCGCTCAAGAGCGAACTCGTGCTTCTCGGCGCCGGGGCGCTCATGAGCTTCCGCACCGGCTGGTCGCTTCTGCTCGGCGGCGTGCTGACCTACGGCTTCCTCGCGCCCGCGCTGTTCGCCAAAGGCGCCATCACGGCCGTCAGCTACAAGGCCATCGTCGGCTGGACCGTGTGGCCGGGCGCCGCGATCCTCGTCGCCTCCGGGCTCACGTCGTTCGCGCTCGACTGGAGGAGCGTCGCGCGCTCGTTCACCGGCATCGCCGCCATCTTCTCGAAGAAGCGCGACGGTCACGTCGCCGATCCGATGGACGAGATCGAGTGCCCGGGCTGGTGGTTCCCCGCCGGGTTCGTCGTGCTCGGGCCGGTCGTGATCGTGCTGATGACGGTGCTCTTCCAGATTCCCTGGTGGGCGGGCCTGATCGCCGTGCCGCTCGCGGTCGTGATGGGCTTCGTCGCCTCGCGCGTGACCGGCGAAACCGACGTGACGCCCACCAAGGCGCTCGGACCCGTCACGCAGCTCCTCTACGGCGTGATCACGCCCGGCAACCTGTCGGGCAACATCATGAGCGCGAACGTGACCGGCGGCATCGGCCTGCACGCGGCCGACCTGCTCACCACGCTCAAGACCGGCTGGCTGCTCGGCGCCAGCCCGCGGGTGCAGTTCCACGCGCAGCTCTTCGGCGTGCTGGCCGGCGCCGCGGTGGTCGTGCCCGCGTTCAACATCCTGATCCCCGACCCCGGCGTGCTCGGCAGCGACGCCTGGCCCGCGCCCTCGTGCCTCGTATGGGCGGGCGTCTCGAAGGCGTTCGCCGGCGGCATCGGCGGGCTCGACGCGCTCGCGCGCGCCGGCATCGTCGCCGGCCTGGCGCTCGGCGTGGCGCTGGCGCTGCTCGAGCGCATGGCGCCGAAGGCCGTGCGCGGCTGGGTGCCCTCGCCGAGCGGCCTCGGCATCGCGATGGTCATCCCGGGCAGCAACGCGGTCGCGATGTTCCTCGGCGCGCTGGGCGCGCGGCTGATCGGCCGATTCAATCCGGGGCTCGCGCGCAAGTACGTGGTCCCGGTCAGCTCGGGGCTCATCGCCGGCGAGAGCCTGATGGGCGTGGTGATCGCGATGCTGCTGATCCGCGGCGTGCTCGGGCACTGA
- a CDS encoding STAS domain-containing protein: MTIRQVGDITVVSPTGWLVGGEETDRLEDQVRELLANGNRRLVIDLGGIAMMNSLAVGALMGCRQSYRNRDCHMVLCGLNTRLARMFLITQLTLVFELHETLEAALAALQQTA, from the coding sequence GTGACGATTCGGCAGGTGGGCGACATCACCGTGGTCTCACCCACGGGCTGGCTGGTGGGCGGCGAGGAGACCGACAGGCTCGAGGACCAGGTGCGGGAGCTGCTCGCGAACGGAAACCGCAGGCTGGTGATCGATCTGGGCGGGATCGCGATGATGAACTCGCTGGCGGTCGGGGCGCTGATGGGCTGCCGCCAGAGCTACCGGAACCGCGACTGCCACATGGTGCTCTGCGGCCTGAACACCCGCCTCGCGCGCATGTTCCTGATCACCCAGCTCACGCTGGTCTTCGAGCTGCACGAGACGCTCGAGGCGGCGCTCGCCGCGCTCCAGCAGACGGCCTGA
- a CDS encoding tetratricopeptide repeat protein — translation MSPIVRGLRPSLFAAVVLSLSAPLPAAGAVALPDTGLFAPVARQYRARLEAIRRAPEPAAPGVLRLLLATGQPDEAARRLAKLTGEPREADVMRARVALARQDFAALEPVRLRIMDGPMDREDERGALFSWRFATDDAAAIDELTRDAVAGRDDARAVPELLAAGRLAYDRLAYARAESCFTRVIAAVPRPADEPAWGSTASAQRAAALAGLGLVQQKRRDWDGSLVTLREALEAFGGPDVLMPLTETLIRLGRTDEAISAAEWAVALAPYNDAAHYLLGNGYARKNYTQLAAAYPRVFAGAAGRAALARADALLAGGRRDAARGAYAAIVRAHADWADARVRLASLDFEDGRFAESRDGCFAALRSCPEYGRAHAVLAKSLEGQRFVVDVHRAGYEARFAAAPTPEVPGIEKFVVNWRSLSPRHQKRVALSVAPWKAFLPVLIAGGSTYYIKPVYLLLSECPNLGTLRDQRINYDSRLWDDVRGCGGYHTVTGIEDVERTIFDRYNTVLHELTHQVHAMLPADDAREIQELYRRAKLRDDATKDGYLSRYAGGSVFEYFAEGANALYSPMRDEYDPREVVRERLERLDPNLRKLVERFLARTDVSASYPIAYTAGGDDRVERGKVAEAAPFYRKALAIEPANETALLSLSRALSLGNRAAAAESAATRAVAAHPASGPARTTLAFAHWQAGRGLAAARAGLAAARPLVRAEDRYLVDASLGALAWTAGDAPAALAAYDSVLAYQSDNPEGQQGRAEALALAGRTDEAVAQYERAVRMRTGVVELRCDYARDLLRAGRVEPARAQLAEAALLDAENPTAEALRAWCDLATGDLAKAGARAHQALAWGPWCDLAAIVNGAVERRLGRAGAAREAWAPVESRIASAAGPEYVYRPKLATWEQVHALPAAERAILEDFRR, via the coding sequence ATGTCCCCGATCGTTCGCGGTCTTCGGCCGTCCCTGTTCGCCGCCGTGGTCCTGTCGTTGAGCGCGCCGCTGCCCGCGGCCGGGGCCGTGGCGCTTCCCGACACCGGTCTCTTCGCGCCGGTCGCGCGGCAGTACCGCGCGCGGCTCGAGGCCATCCGGCGCGCGCCCGAACCGGCGGCGCCAGGCGTCCTGCGGCTGCTGCTCGCGACCGGTCAGCCGGACGAGGCCGCGCGGCGGCTCGCGAAGCTGACGGGCGAACCGCGCGAGGCGGACGTGATGCGCGCCCGGGTGGCGCTCGCGCGCCAGGACTTCGCGGCGCTCGAGCCCGTCCGCCTGCGCATCATGGACGGTCCCATGGACCGCGAGGACGAGCGCGGCGCGCTCTTCTCGTGGCGTTTCGCCACCGATGACGCGGCGGCGATCGACGAGCTGACTCGCGACGCGGTCGCGGGCCGTGACGACGCGCGAGCGGTGCCGGAGCTGCTGGCCGCGGGCCGGCTCGCCTACGACCGCCTCGCGTACGCGCGCGCCGAATCGTGCTTCACGCGCGTGATCGCGGCGGTGCCCCGCCCGGCGGACGAGCCGGCCTGGGGCTCGACCGCTTCGGCCCAGCGCGCCGCCGCGCTCGCCGGCCTCGGGCTCGTGCAGCAGAAGCGCCGCGACTGGGACGGCTCGCTCGTCACGTTGCGCGAGGCGCTCGAGGCCTTCGGCGGCCCCGACGTGCTCATGCCGCTGACCGAGACGCTCATCCGCCTCGGCCGCACCGACGAGGCGATCTCGGCCGCCGAGTGGGCGGTGGCGCTCGCGCCCTACAACGACGCCGCGCACTACCTGCTCGGCAACGGCTACGCGCGCAAGAACTACACGCAGCTCGCGGCCGCCTACCCGCGGGTGTTCGCCGGCGCCGCCGGTCGCGCCGCGCTCGCGCGGGCCGACGCGCTGCTCGCCGGCGGCCGGAGGGACGCGGCGCGCGGGGCGTACGCCGCGATCGTCCGCGCGCACGCGGATTGGGCGGACGCCCGCGTGCGGCTCGCTTCGCTCGACTTCGAGGACGGACGGTTCGCCGAATCGCGCGACGGCTGCTTCGCCGCGCTGCGCTCCTGCCCCGAGTACGGCCGGGCGCACGCCGTGCTCGCCAAGTCGCTCGAGGGGCAGCGCTTCGTGGTGGACGTGCACCGCGCCGGCTACGAGGCGCGCTTCGCCGCCGCGCCGACGCCGGAGGTGCCGGGCATCGAGAAGTTCGTGGTCAACTGGCGCTCCCTTTCGCCCCGCCACCAGAAGCGCGTCGCGCTCTCGGTGGCGCCGTGGAAGGCGTTCCTGCCGGTGCTCATCGCCGGCGGCTCGACCTACTACATCAAGCCCGTCTACCTGCTGCTCTCGGAGTGCCCGAACCTCGGGACGCTGCGTGACCAGCGCATCAACTACGACTCGCGGCTGTGGGACGACGTGCGCGGCTGCGGCGGCTACCACACGGTGACCGGCATCGAGGACGTCGAGCGCACGATCTTCGACCGCTACAACACGGTGCTCCACGAGCTGACGCACCAGGTGCACGCCATGCTGCCGGCCGACGACGCGCGCGAGATCCAGGAGCTCTACCGGCGCGCCAAGCTGCGCGACGACGCCACGAAGGACGGCTACCTGTCGCGCTACGCGGGCGGCAGCGTCTTCGAGTATTTCGCCGAGGGCGCCAACGCCCTCTACTCGCCGATGCGCGACGAGTACGACCCGCGCGAGGTGGTGCGCGAGCGGCTCGAACGCCTGGATCCCAACCTGCGGAAACTGGTGGAACGTTTCCTGGCGCGCACCGACGTGAGCGCCTCCTACCCGATCGCCTACACCGCGGGCGGCGACGACCGCGTCGAGCGCGGCAAGGTCGCCGAGGCGGCGCCCTTCTACCGCAAGGCCCTGGCGATCGAGCCGGCGAACGAGACCGCGCTGCTGTCGCTCTCGCGCGCGCTGTCGCTGGGCAACCGCGCGGCGGCGGCGGAGTCGGCGGCGACCCGCGCGGTGGCGGCGCATCCGGCCAGCGGCCCGGCGCGCACGACGCTGGCGTTCGCGCACTGGCAGGCGGGCCGCGGGCTGGCCGCCGCGCGGGCCGGGCTCGCCGCCGCCCGGCCGCTGGTGCGCGCCGAGGACCGCTACCTGGTGGACGCGTCGCTGGGCGCTCTGGCGTGGACGGCGGGTGACGCGCCGGCGGCGCTCGCCGCCTACGACTCGGTTCTCGCCTACCAGTCCGACAACCCGGAGGGCCAGCAGGGCCGCGCCGAGGCGCTGGCGCTGGCCGGTCGCACGGACGAGGCGGTCGCCCAGTACGAGCGGGCCGTGCGGATGCGCACCGGGGTCGTGGAGCTGCGCTGCGACTACGCGCGCGACCTGCTGCGCGCCGGGCGCGTCGAGCCGGCGCGCGCCCAGCTCGCGGAGGCCGCGCTCCTCGACGCGGAAAACCCGACGGCCGAGGCGCTGCGCGCCTGGTGCGACCTGGCCACCGGCGACCTCGCGAAGGCCGGCGCGCGCGCGCATCAGGCGCTCGCCTGGGGACCGTGGTGCGACCTCGCCGCCATCGTGAACGGCGCGGTGGAACGCCGGCTGGGTCGCGCGGGTGCGGCGCGCGAGGCGTGGGCGCCGGTGGAAAGCCGCATCGCTTCGGCCGCAGGCCCCGAGTACGTCTACCGCCCGAAGCTCGCGACCTGGGAGCAGGTGCACGCGCTGCCCGCGGCGGAGCGGGCGATTCTCGAGGACTTCCGCCGCTGA